The genomic window GTTTTGGCTTCTTCTAACTGTTTCGGAAAATAATTAAAAAGAATATTTACATCTGCAGTATCAGCCACATAATCTACCACTTTAGACATAAACTCTAAAGGATATGTTTTTAATTTTTCGCTTCCTAAAAGGCTGATCATAACTGTTTTTCGATTTTTTGCAACATTATGTTTTTCAAAAAGAGCAACAGCTTCCAAATTTTCTTTTTCAGAAACAAATAATTTCGGAATTGGATCAATTTTAATTTTGAGGTCTAAAGGTTCTAATAACGAAAGCCTTCTTTCGATTGCCAAACCTAAGTTCGTTTTAGGAAAAGGCTCAAACGGAACATTATCAGTATATAAAAAGTTTCTTCCTGATTTTTTATATGATATTTTTCGTTTGGCATTGCTTAACAAAACCAATGTCCAGCTTTCGAGTTTCGAATACGCATCAATTAATAAATCATACTTTTCTTTTCTGATCTGAAGTCCAAGATTTAATAATTCTTTTTTGCTTTTTCGATGTTTTTCTTCAAACAAAATAATATTGTCAATACTTGAATTGCCTTCTAAAACGGGAGTTGTTGAGGAATAGACCAAATAATCGATTTGTGAGTTAGGGTAGGCAACACGCAAATTATTGCAAATAATGCTACTGATCAGCACATCACCAATCATTTTTTGTTGAATTACAAGTATCTTCATATAAACAATTAGATCTTTTTAGGTGTGTGCAAATTGAAGCAAAAAAAATCCAAATTCCAATCTTATCAATTGAAATTTGGATTTTTTTTACTATATTTTTCTTTAAAATCTATACTGCAACATCGTATTCACGAAGAGCATTATTTAAAGAAGTTTTTAAATCTGTAGATGGTTTACGAGTACCAATAATTAAGGCGCAAGGAACTTGAAATTCTCCTGCTGCGAATTTTTTAGTGTAGCTTCCAGGAATCACTACAGAACGAGCAGGAACAAAACCTTTCATTTCTACTGGCTCATCACCTGTAACATCAATGATTTTTGTTGAAGCAGTTAAGCAAACGTTAGCACCAAGAACAGCTTCTTTTCCTACGTGAACACCTTCAACAACAATGCAACGAGAACCAATAAAAGCGCCATCTTCGATAATAACAGGAGCAGCTTGTAATGGCTCAAGAACCCCGCCAATACCAACACCACCGCTTAAGTGTACATTTTTACCAATTTGTGCACAGCTTCCAACTGTAGCCCAAGTATCAACCATAGTTCCTTCGTCAACATAAGCACCAATGTTTACATAACTTGGCATTAAGATAACACCGCTGGAAATGTAAGCTCCGTAGCGAGCAACAGCATTTGGTACAACACGAATTCCTTTTGCAGCATAATCTCTTTTAAGTAACATTTTATCATGATACTCGAAAATACCAGATTCCCATGTTTCCATTTTTTGAATTGGGAAATACATAACAACAGCTTTTTTAACCCATTCGTTAACCTGCCATTTATCGCCAACTGGTTCAGCAACGCGTAATTTTCCTGCGTCTACCAATTCGATTACTTCTCTAATAGCATCAGTCGTTGTAGTTTCTTGTAATAAAGCTCTGTTTTCCCAAGCTTGTTCAATTATAGTCTGTAAAGAATTCATACGTTTAAATTTTTGGCAAAGATAAGGTATTTGTAGAAATGCAAAAAAGTAAAGCGACTCGAAAATGTTACAGGTTTAACTTTTTGTTTCTTATTTGTAAAACTATGAAATGTTGTTTTTATCAAAATTCTAAAACTACCTCTAGAAGTTTTTTTTATGTCAAAATATGACAAAAGTCAGATTTTCTGTTTTTTCTTCTCTCTAATTTCGCATCATTGAAAAACATTCCATTCAATAAAATTAATCATATAAGCAGTAAAATATGAATCAAGAAAATCAACTTCAGAACAGAGTAATTATTGACAAAGAGGTAACTTGGGATAAAACACAAGTTATTATGAGTAAAACAAATGCCTTTGGTATTATCGAATATGCCAATGAAGTATTTGTAGATGTTTGTGGTTACGAAGATTATGAATTAATGGGACAGCCGCATAATATTATACGTCACCCAGACATGCCAAAAGTTATTTTTAAAGTGCTTTGGGAGAATCTTAAAAATGGTAAAAACTTTCATGCCATTGTAAAAAATCTGGCTAAATCTGGAAGATATTATTGGGTAATTACCGACTTTGAAATCGCTCGTGACGAAAATGATGTAATCGTAAATTATTTTGGACGAAGACAATCTGTACCGCAGGAAGTAATTGCAATGCATATAGAGCCTTTGTATAAAAAATTATTACAAATCGAAGCGGCAAGCGGAGTTGAATTCAGCGAAAAATACCTAATTGGATTTTTAGAAGAAAAAAAGAGATCTTATGTTGAATATATTAAGGAGTTGATTTACGAACACGAAAAAGCACAGTCCAAGTTTGCTAATTATGTTGAGGAAGAGGACGGAGAAGAGGAAGAACACAGAGGCTTTTTTGGTCGATTGTTCGGAAGATAATTGAAGTTATTTTTTAGGTTTGAATATTTGGATAGGTCCGTCTTGAGTTTTCGAGGCGGATTTTTTATTTTACAAAGTCAGTTGATTGTTGATTACTCTATTATTAAAAGATTGTATATAAGCTTTTATAAATTTTTCGGCTTCTTTAACTTTGAATGTATTCCGTTTCATTAAATTATTTTTTAATAAAGTATCTTCTTTCCATTTATAGAAACCAATAGTTTTATTATTACCAAATGCGAGGTAGAAATCGCCGTCTATATAATGATAAGTACCTTCAAGATAATATACAACAAAGTCATCTTTAACTTTGTAACTCTTTCCAAAGCTTACAATTTCTGCTTTTATATTTAAGTAATCTAAAATACTCGGCATAATGTCAATTTGTTGAAAGTTTTTGTCGTGTACACCAATAAGATCTGGATTTGAAGGATCAAAGAATAAGATTGGAATTCTAAACTTCCCAATATTTGTTTTATCTGTATTTCTATCACCTGATGAAGTGTGATCTGCTGAAATTACAAAAAGTGTGTTCTTGTACCAATTTTGTTTTTTAGCAGTTTCAAAAAATCTTCGAAGAGCGTAATCAGTGTAAGCAATGCTTTCTTGTATTCTTGTAGTTCCTTTTGGAAATTTTCTAATATATTTTTTTGGTATTGTATAAGGATTATGAGAAGAAATGGTAAATAAAGAACTAAAAAATGGCTCTTGAAAAGAAGAAAGTTTCGAAGAAAAGAACTGTAAAAATTCTTCGTCAAAAATGCCCCATTTTCCATCAAAAGCTTCTGGTCCAATATATTGATCCTTTCCGTAGTATTGATCAAATCCTGCCACTTTTGCATATTGATCGAAGTTCTGGCTTCCGTTAAAAGCACCATGAAAAAAAGAAGTCGAATAACCTTCTTTCTTTAAAATTTTAGGGAGACCATTTATTTTATTTACGGAATAACTGGATGATATAAAAGAATTATTCATTAAACTTGGTACACTTGAAAGTATCGACGGGACTGCATCAATAGAAACTTTTCCATTAGCAAATCCATTTTTAAAATAATATGATTTCGTAATAAGAGAATCTAGAAACGGAGTTTGACCACGTCCAATATTTTCATTTCCAAAGCTTTCTAATATTAAAACAATAACATTTTTTTTATCTGGAGTTTTGGTTGTTTTTAATGAAATAACAGGACTGTAGATCTTTTTTAATTCTATAGAATCAAAATAGCTTACTTTTTCAAGATCATCTTTTTTTATAAAAGTCTTTATAATCGTGAAGGGAGTGTTTAGAACTAAAGGGGTATTAGTAATTGAGCCAAACTTTATTCCGTCAACAATCCTTATAGGCTTCTTTTGTAAACCGCCGCGGCCTAAAATCATTAAAAGAGTTACTCCAACTGCCAGAAAAACTGTTTTCTTGTAATAGTCTTTTTTAATTAATTTCTTAGTAAATGAAGTGCCATTTAAATCTGGAATCATTTTCCATAATAGTATACTAAGAATTATAAAAACCACTGCTATGTACCAAAACTCTTGAAGAAAAGATGGAATTAGACCAATTGCTTCATGTTGCATTCCTTTTGCTGTAATCATTCCAAATGTGCTTCTCCTTCCAGTAAATCTATAATAGATAATGTCAATAAAATTTGTAGCAATAAATAACAAATTAACCAGATAATAAGCGATTTTTACGATAAGCTGGTATCTATTAGTGTACTTAAAACGACCAGGTATTAAGTGAGCAATTAGAAAAATCAGATTAATATAACTGACAGCAGTAAAATCGAATAACAGACCGCCAAGAAATGTTTGAAAAGTGAAAGTATCTAGTAGTTTAAAATTTATCAAATAGAATAAAACTCTAGATAATTGATACATCAAAATAATCAATATAAATCTTTTGAAAAACAAGGAAGTGCTTTTTTTGTAATTATTCATTTTAAACCTTTTAAAACAACAACTTTTAGTTATTATTGAAATCTATACTTTTTTAATTGTGAGATAGTTTGCAAATAAAAGTGAGTTATAGTTCATTAAATTACAGAGGAGGACATTTTTATAACGGAATAAGACATTTCTCGCCGTTATTGAATTATATAAAAAAAATAAGGGTTTTTAGAAATTACTCCTTTAATAAGGAATATAGTGTAATGTTGGTTTTTTAATTAAATTTGTCAAAAAAGAATAATGCCAAGAATCCTTTCAATAGATTACGGACAAAAACGCACAGGAATTGCTGTTACAGACGAAATGCAGATTATAGCATCTGGTCTTACAACAATTCCCACTCATACTTTGCTTGATTTTTTAAAAGATTATTTTGCAAAAGAAAAAGTCGAAGCAGTATTAATCGGTGAGCCAAAACAAATGAATGGCCAGCCTTCAGAAAGTGCTTCGGTAATTAATGGTTTTGCAGTTCATTTTTCAAATATTTTCCCAGACATGAAAGTCATTAGGGTTGATGAGCGCTTTACTTCAAAAATGGCGTTTCAAACAATGATCGACAGTGGTTTAAGTAAAAAGCAGCGACAAAACAAAGGATTAATAGACGAGATTTCTGCTACAATTTTACTTCAAGATTATCTTTCCTCAAAAAGATAACGTTGTTGGTCGTATTTTTTATTTATAATTTAATGGTTTTTAGAAAATCCTAACTTTTATCATGTAAAAATTAGTTTTTTTTTGCAATTAAAAAAGTACCTTTGCACTTTAAATAAAAATACTGTTATGCCTGACGAAACCATACGTTCAAATAGTGATGTAGTACTCATTGGCGCTGGAATAATGAGTGCCACTCTTGGAGTAATTTTGAAAGAATTACAACCGGATATAAAAATTGAAATTTACGAAAGATTAGATGTTGCTGCTGCAGAAAGCTCTGATGCTTGGAATAATGCAGGAACTGGACATTCTGCTTTTTGTGAATTAAATTATACTCCAGAAAAGGCAGACGGCAGTATCGATCCTAAAAAAGCAATAAGTATTGCTGAATCATTTGAGATTTCAAGACAGTTTTGGTCGTACTTAGTGCAGGAAAAAAAAGTGCCTTCTCCTGAAAATTTTATTAAAAGCGTACCTCATATGAGTTTTGTGTGGGGAGATAAAAACGTAAATTATTTAAAAAAGAGATTTGAAGCGCTTCAAAGCAATCCAATTTTTTCTGAAATGACTTTCAGTACCGATTTTGAGCAGCTTCAAAAATGGATGCCGCTGGTAATGGAAGGTCGTAATGCCGACGAAAAATTAGCTGCAACGCATATGGAAATTGGTACCGATGTGAATTTTGGTGCTTTAACCAGAAGTATGTTCAATTATTTAGAAAAACTAGATGGCGTTTCTTTATTTTTTAATCACGAAGTTAAAAAACTGAGACAGCGTGAAGACAAGTCTTGGAGAATTAAAATTAAAGATTTATCTACGGGAAAAACTCGTAAAGCTTATACTAAATTTGTATTCATTGGTGCTGGTGGCGGCTCTCTACCGTTATTGGAAAAAGCAAATGTACCAGAAGGACATGGTTACGGCGGTTTTCCAGTAAGCGGGCAATGGCTAAAATGTACCAACCCAGAGGTTATTGAAAAACATCAGGCAAAAGTGTACGGGAAAGCAAGCGTTGGAGCTCCTCCTATGTCTGTTCCTCATATTGACACTCGTGTCATTGATGGTGAAAAAGCACTTCTTTTTGGACCATTTGCTGGATTTTCAACTCGTTTCCTGAAAAACGGTTCCTATTTAGATTTGCCTTTATCGATTAAGCGCAATAACTTAATTCCGATGCTTGCAGCGGGATACCATAATATACCACTTACAAAATATTTGATAGAGCAGGTTCGCCAGTCTCCTAAAGACAGAATGAACGCACTTCGTGAATATTTGCCAACTGCCCGCTCTAAAGATTGGAAATTAGAAAAAGCAGGACAACGTGTTCAGGTTATCAAGAAAGATGAAAAAGAAGGCGGTGTTCTAGAATTTGGAACTGAGGTAATCAATACTCATGACGGATCTTTGGCAGTTTTATTAGGTGCTTCTCCAGGTGCATCTACTGCTGTAGCGATTATGGTTGATTTGATAAGCAGATGTTTTACAAATCAAATTAAAACACCAGAATGGGAAGCTAAATTAAAGAAAATGATTCCTTCTTATGGTCAGACTTTAAATGATAAGCCGGAGCTTTTAGCAGAGCTTAGAAAACATACAGCAGAAGTTTTAAAAATAAAATAAGCTTCTAATATTGATAGATTAAAAAACAAATCCAGATGAATTAATCTGGATTTGTTGCTTTTAGGTCGGTTGTGTTTTTTAGAATTTTTTCGGCAAGATTACTCATCCAGATTAATTGTTCTATAACCATTGAAGCTTCCTGCATTTTGGCTTGGCGCGTTTCTTTGTCAAGTTCGTCATCTTCTGCTAAGCGCGTAAAGTTTTTTCGCTTCAATTCTTCAAATTGTAATGTTACATCTTCCTTTTCAAAAAATGTATCTTTTAAAACAACTTCATTCCTTAAAATAGAAATAGAATGATCAAGATTGGCTAAAATAGTTTTGATGATATAATTAAAAGATTCAGAAGCAGAAGTTGTTTGATGGGATTGAATGTAAGTTGACAGCGATGCTAAAGCAGATAATAAAGAATGGTTTAGAACCACGAGTTTATTTACCAAAGGCATTGTTTTCTGTTTTGATTTTGGTTCCTGCATCATGCGTTGAAACGACGTCATCAAATTTCCTATTTCAACAAAAGCATTTTTTCTGGCTAATCTATAGGATGTTGGGACTTCTCCTTTTTTATTATAAAAATCAGCAATTTCCTTGAGATAATTTCGATTGGCACGAATGGCATTTTCAATATGAATGGGAGTATTAATAAATTCCCATGCCGGCCATAAAAATTGATTGGCAATAAAAGCTAGAACTGCGCCTGCGAGTGAATCTAAAATTCGGTATTGAATAACTTCATTAATATCCGGAGTTAAAATTCCGTATATAAAAACCACATACATCGTGACAAATGTTGCGCTGATCTTATAATTGATCTGCGTAAACGAAATTCCCAAAAGCATACAAATGATTGAGAAAATACTCAAAGCAACATGATTTTGAATAACAGAAACAATTCCGAAAGCTAAAATCCCTCCCAAGACCGTTCCGAACATTCTATTATAGGATCGCTCTTTTGTTAAGCCATAACCCGGACGCATGATTACAACAATTGTCAGCAAGATCCAGTAAACGTTTTGAAAAGGAAGAATCTGACCCAGAAAAAAACCAATCAGAATTGTAATAGTTAATCGCAGCGAATGCCTGAAAATAGATGAGGAATAACTTAAATTTTCGATCAAAGTTCGAAGCGGATAATATTGCGGCGTAAGGAATTTTTCAAGCTCTTTATCTTTGTCTTTTAATTTATAAGACTGCATTGCCAATGAAAATGCTCGCTGAATAATCTTGATTTTTCCAACCTGATTTTTAGCATATTTCAGCATATTCGTCAGCATTAAAACGCCTTCGGCTGCTTCATCTTTTCCTAAAGTTTTTTCGTAATCAAAAATTGCAAATTCAAGGGCATCAAGTTCGTTCTTTAAATCATGTTTGTCTACATAAACGCTGATGTGGCGAACATTTTTTGAAAGTTTTTTTAAAGTCGAAGCCAATTTATAAGCCACATTTTGATAGGTTCTTAAAACCTCTGGATGCTTCGCAAATTTGATGTGAAGTTTGCTGTGATCAAAAGAAGTATAAAGCGCAAGTTCTTGAATTTCGACTAATGTGATAAAAACCAAAAGCATTTTTCTATTCTGACTTGTAATTCCAGATGCATTCTGATTTCCGATCAGCATTTTTCTCAAATCTTCGTGAATAAGATTTAATTCTACCTGAACAGCCAGTTGTTTTTCGATAATTGCTTTTCTATTCGCTTCGGGACTCCATAAATCGCCTCTTAATTTTAAATATTTGGCAGTTAGTTTTATACCTTCAGCAATTTGTAATTCTACATATTTATAAGGCTGTACTAAATGAAAAATAAGCGAAACAATTAAGTATAAAATTCCTCCAATAAATATAAAACCAGAATATTCTAACGCCTGCCAGCCCTCGTGCAAATGCCCAAACGAAAGGGAAATAGATAATAATGCAGAAAAAGATATTAAAGTTGCACGCTGTCCGTAAACCGAAATCATAGAACAGATAAACAGTAAAAATCCTAAAAATGGATAAAATAAAACAGGATAAGGATAGACCAGATTAACCAAAAGGTTAACGCCGGAAACGATAAACGATGCAGCAATTAATCCTTTAATTTTATGACTCAGTGAACTTGGAATATCGCTGGGATAAGTATAAAAAGCTCCTAGTGCTATTGTAAAACCAATTTCAAAATGACCTAAAAAATTTAAAACTAAAACAGGAACAACAGAAGCAATGGTTACTTTAGAAGCATTGAAAAAAGAGGTACTGTTGGTAAATTTCGAAATTTTATCAAACATAAAGAGAGGTTTACTAGCAAAGGTAAGAATTGTACGAGTGATTTTGGCATAATTATAGCTGAGATTTTTAACGGTTTTGAAAAAATATGATATAAAATAGTAATAGAATTATTCATTGACTATTTTTTACTATTTTTGCCAGCTGAAATATGAGAACTTTAGTTCTGGTTTTGCAGCACATAAAAAACATAAATAAAAACAAATGATTTTACCAATTGTAGGATACGGTGATCCTGTTTTGAGAAAAGTAGGGCAGGACATTACACCAGAATATCCAAATCTAAAAGAAACGATCGCAAATATGTACGAGACTATGTATAATGCGTACGGAGTTGGGCTTGCAGCACCGCAGGTTGGACTGCCAATCCGTTTGTTTGTTATTGATACAACGCCTTTTAGTGATGATGAGGATCTTCCTTCAGAGGAACAAAAAGATTTGAAAGGTTTTAAAAGAACTTTTATCAATGCTAAAATCGTTAAGGAAGAAGGTGAAGAGTGGGGTTTTAATGAAGGCTGTTTAAGTATTCCAGATGTTCGTGAAGATGTTTACAGAAAACCAATTGTTACAATTGAATATTATGACGAGGATTTTGTAATGAAAACAGAGGTGTTCGACGGCTTAATTGCAAGAGTAATTCAACACGAATACGATCATATTGAGGGGATTTTATTTACAGATAAAATTTCGTCTCTTAAAAAACGTTTAATTCAAAAGAAACTAAAAAATATTACTGAAGGAAAAACGTTTCAGGAATATAGGATGAAGTTTTTTGCAGCCAAAAAAGGGAGATAAGTTTTCTAGATATTTAGAAACAAAAAAATAAATCAAATTCTTAATACTAATTTTAATAAAAATGAATTTAACGAAAATTTTAGCCATTTCAGGAAAACCAGGTCTATACGAATTGAAAGTTCAAACTCGTACAGGTTTTGTGGCGGAATCATTAATTGATGGGAAGAAGATTACTGTAAATCTAAAAAGCAATGTAAGTTTATTGTCTGAAATTTCGATTTATACTTATGAAGGTGAAAAACCATTAACTGAAGTAATGCAGCAAATTGCCGTTAAAGAAAACAAAGGTCAAGCGATTTCTCATAAAGAAGACAATGCTACTTTAGCCGCATATTTTAAGCAGATTCTTCCAGATTACGACGAAGAAAGAGTTTATCCATCAGACATCAAAAAAGTATTAAACTGGTATAATACGCTTCAAGCAAAAGGTTTAGTTACAGATTTAGCTCCAGCTGTTGAAGAAACTAAAGAAGAAGCTCCAGCTGCTGAAGAAAAACCTAAAAAAGCTCCAGCTGCTAAAAAAGCAAAAGCTAAAAAAGAAGAATAGTAACTTATTCTTTTAATTATATATAATATCCTGTTAAGATAGTTTTCTTGACAGGATTTTTTAATTTTACAAGATCGAGTTTTAAATTAAAAAGAGCTTCAAGATGAATAGAGAAAACCAGTTACAAGCATTTGAGAGATTATTAAATATCATGGATGAACTTCGTGAACAATGCCCGTGGGACAAAAAGCAAACCCTGCAGACATTGAGACATTTAACAATCGAAGAAACTTATGAACTAGGCGATGCTATTCTGGACAATGATTTAGATGAAGTTAAAAAAGAATTGGGAGATTTGCTATTGCACATTGTTTTTTATGCTAAAATAGGAAGCGAAACAAACGATTTTGATATTGCCGATGTCTGCAATGAAATCTGTGAAAAATTAATTCACCGTCATCCTCATATTTATGGTGATGTTAAAGTGGAGAATGAAGAAGAGGTGAAACAAAACTGGGAAAAATTAAAACTGAAAGAAGGTAAAAAATCTGTTTTAGAAGGTGTTCCAAGAAGTCTTCCAGCTTTGGTTAAAGCAAGCAGAATTCAGGATAAAGTAAAAGGAGTAGGCTTTGATTGGGAGGAACCGCATCAAGTCTGGGACAAAGTACAAGAGGAATTACAAGAATTACAAGAAGAAGTAAAATCTGGAAATCAGGATAAAATTGAAGACGAATTTGGTGATGTACTATTTTCGATGATCAATTACGCCCGTTTTTTAAATGTTAATCCAGAAGACGCTTTAGAAAGAACTAATAAAAAGTTCATCAAACGCTTTCAATACTTAGAAAGTAAAGCAAACGAATTAGGAAAACCTTTGATGGATATGACGCTTACCGAAATGGATGTTTTTTGGAACGAAGCTAAAAAACTTTAATTATCGGCCAATTTTTTTAAGGCGCGAACATTTTTAAGCATTATCTTTTTACCAACCAATTCAATCAATTCCAATTTATTAAAATCAGATAATAAACGAATACAGCTTTCTGTTGCAGTGCCAATAATTCCAGCAAGTTCTTCTCTTGTCAATTGAACTTTTAGGGTTTTATCGGTGTCTTCGCCAAACGCTTCGTGTAACTGAAGTAAGGTTTCTGCCAGTCTTTGCTTCACTGTTTTTTGGACCAAAGCAATTTTTTCATTTTCAGATTCCTTTAAATCTTCGCAGACAGACTGCATCATATTTAAAGAAAACTGATTATTGCTGTTAAAGAAGTTGATGATTTCGGTTTTAGGAATAAAACAAACTTCCATGTCTGCAATAGCCTTAGCAGTTAAATTTGCCGGCTCATTACTAATCATAGAACGCTGCCCAAGAAGTTCACCAGATTTTACCAATTTTACAATTTGGTCTTTCCCGTTTGCACTCAATT from Flavobacterium fluviale includes these protein-coding regions:
- a CDS encoding glycosyltransferase family 9 protein produces the protein MKILVIQQKMIGDVLISSIICNNLRVAYPNSQIDYLVYSSTTPVLEGNSSIDNIILFEEKHRKSKKELLNLGLQIRKEKYDLLIDAYSKLESWTLVLLSNAKRKISYKKSGRNFLYTDNVPFEPFPKTNLGLAIERRLSLLEPLDLKIKIDPIPKLFVSEKENLEAVALFEKHNVAKNRKTVMISLLGSEKLKTYPLEFMSKVVDYVADTADVNILFNYFPKQLEEAKTVFNACKPSTQSKIYFDLLGGDLRSFIGLMNQCNLIIGNDGGAINMAKGLKKPSFIIFSPWIEKKIWATFEDGIHHLSVHLKDYRPDLFEQKNEKMLKKEALSLYQEFKPEFFEKKIKLFLTQNLSFTVK
- a CDS encoding 2,3,4,5-tetrahydropyridine-2,6-dicarboxylate N-succinyltransferase codes for the protein MNSLQTIIEQAWENRALLQETTTTDAIREVIELVDAGKLRVAEPVGDKWQVNEWVKKAVVMYFPIQKMETWESGIFEYHDKMLLKRDYAAKGIRVVPNAVARYGAYISSGVILMPSYVNIGAYVDEGTMVDTWATVGSCAQIGKNVHLSGGVGIGGVLEPLQAAPVIIEDGAFIGSRCIVVEGVHVGKEAVLGANVCLTASTKIIDVTGDEPVEMKGFVPARSVVIPGSYTKKFAAGEFQVPCALIIGTRKPSTDLKTSLNNALREYDVAV
- a CDS encoding PAS domain-containing protein translates to MNQENQLQNRVIIDKEVTWDKTQVIMSKTNAFGIIEYANEVFVDVCGYEDYELMGQPHNIIRHPDMPKVIFKVLWENLKNGKNFHAIVKNLAKSGRYYWVITDFEIARDENDVIVNYFGRRQSVPQEVIAMHIEPLYKKLLQIEAASGVEFSEKYLIGFLEEKKRSYVEYIKELIYEHEKAQSKFANYVEEEDGEEEEHRGFFGRLFGR
- a CDS encoding LTA synthase family protein → MNNYKKSTSLFFKRFILIILMYQLSRVLFYLINFKLLDTFTFQTFLGGLLFDFTAVSYINLIFLIAHLIPGRFKYTNRYQLIVKIAYYLVNLLFIATNFIDIIYYRFTGRRSTFGMITAKGMQHEAIGLIPSFLQEFWYIAVVFIILSILLWKMIPDLNGTSFTKKLIKKDYYKKTVFLAVGVTLLMILGRGGLQKKPIRIVDGIKFGSITNTPLVLNTPFTIIKTFIKKDDLEKVSYFDSIELKKIYSPVISLKTTKTPDKKNVIVLILESFGNENIGRGQTPFLDSLITKSYYFKNGFANGKVSIDAVPSILSSVPSLMNNSFISSSYSVNKINGLPKILKKEGYSTSFFHGAFNGSQNFDQYAKVAGFDQYYGKDQYIGPEAFDGKWGIFDEEFLQFFSSKLSSFQEPFFSSLFTISSHNPYTIPKKYIRKFPKGTTRIQESIAYTDYALRRFFETAKKQNWYKNTLFVISADHTSSGDRNTDKTNIGKFRIPILFFDPSNPDLIGVHDKNFQQIDIMPSILDYLNIKAEIVSFGKSYKVKDDFVVYYLEGTYHYIDGDFYLAFGNNKTIGFYKWKEDTLLKNNLMKRNTFKVKEAEKFIKAYIQSFNNRVINNQLTL
- the ruvX gene encoding Holliday junction resolvase RuvX — translated: MPRILSIDYGQKRTGIAVTDEMQIIASGLTTIPTHTLLDFLKDYFAKEKVEAVLIGEPKQMNGQPSESASVINGFAVHFSNIFPDMKVIRVDERFTSKMAFQTMIDSGLSKKQRQNKGLIDEISATILLQDYLSSKR
- a CDS encoding malate:quinone oxidoreductase — its product is MPDETIRSNSDVVLIGAGIMSATLGVILKELQPDIKIEIYERLDVAAAESSDAWNNAGTGHSAFCELNYTPEKADGSIDPKKAISIAESFEISRQFWSYLVQEKKVPSPENFIKSVPHMSFVWGDKNVNYLKKRFEALQSNPIFSEMTFSTDFEQLQKWMPLVMEGRNADEKLAATHMEIGTDVNFGALTRSMFNYLEKLDGVSLFFNHEVKKLRQREDKSWRIKIKDLSTGKTRKAYTKFVFIGAGGGSLPLLEKANVPEGHGYGGFPVSGQWLKCTNPEVIEKHQAKVYGKASVGAPPMSVPHIDTRVIDGEKALLFGPFAGFSTRFLKNGSYLDLPLSIKRNNLIPMLAAGYHNIPLTKYLIEQVRQSPKDRMNALREYLPTARSKDWKLEKAGQRVQVIKKDEKEGGVLEFGTEVINTHDGSLAVLLGASPGASTAVAIMVDLISRCFTNQIKTPEWEAKLKKMIPSYGQTLNDKPELLAELRKHTAEVLKIK
- a CDS encoding FUSC family protein, whose product is MFDKISKFTNSTSFFNASKVTIASVVPVLVLNFLGHFEIGFTIALGAFYTYPSDIPSSLSHKIKGLIAASFIVSGVNLLVNLVYPYPVLFYPFLGFLLFICSMISVYGQRATLISFSALLSISLSFGHLHEGWQALEYSGFIFIGGILYLIVSLIFHLVQPYKYVELQIAEGIKLTAKYLKLRGDLWSPEANRKAIIEKQLAVQVELNLIHEDLRKMLIGNQNASGITSQNRKMLLVFITLVEIQELALYTSFDHSKLHIKFAKHPEVLRTYQNVAYKLASTLKKLSKNVRHISVYVDKHDLKNELDALEFAIFDYEKTLGKDEAAEGVLMLTNMLKYAKNQVGKIKIIQRAFSLAMQSYKLKDKDKELEKFLTPQYYPLRTLIENLSYSSSIFRHSLRLTITILIGFFLGQILPFQNVYWILLTIVVIMRPGYGLTKERSYNRMFGTVLGGILAFGIVSVIQNHVALSIFSIICMLLGISFTQINYKISATFVTMYVVFIYGILTPDINEVIQYRILDSLAGAVLAFIANQFLWPAWEFINTPIHIENAIRANRNYLKEIADFYNKKGEVPTSYRLARKNAFVEIGNLMTSFQRMMQEPKSKQKTMPLVNKLVVLNHSLLSALASLSTYIQSHQTTSASESFNYIIKTILANLDHSISILRNEVVLKDTFFEKEDVTLQFEELKRKNFTRLAEDDELDKETRQAKMQEASMVIEQLIWMSNLAEKILKNTTDLKATNPD
- the def gene encoding peptide deformylase; the encoded protein is MILPIVGYGDPVLRKVGQDITPEYPNLKETIANMYETMYNAYGVGLAAPQVGLPIRLFVIDTTPFSDDEDLPSEEQKDLKGFKRTFINAKIVKEEGEEWGFNEGCLSIPDVREDVYRKPIVTIEYYDEDFVMKTEVFDGLIARVIQHEYDHIEGILFTDKISSLKKRLIQKKLKNITEGKTFQEYRMKFFAAKKGR
- a CDS encoding DUF5606 family protein, yielding MNLTKILAISGKPGLYELKVQTRTGFVAESLIDGKKITVNLKSNVSLLSEISIYTYEGEKPLTEVMQQIAVKENKGQAISHKEDNATLAAYFKQILPDYDEERVYPSDIKKVLNWYNTLQAKGLVTDLAPAVEETKEEAPAAEEKPKKAPAAKKAKAKKEE
- the mazG gene encoding nucleoside triphosphate pyrophosphohydrolase, with product MNRENQLQAFERLLNIMDELREQCPWDKKQTLQTLRHLTIEETYELGDAILDNDLDEVKKELGDLLLHIVFYAKIGSETNDFDIADVCNEICEKLIHRHPHIYGDVKVENEEEVKQNWEKLKLKEGKKSVLEGVPRSLPALVKASRIQDKVKGVGFDWEEPHQVWDKVQEELQELQEEVKSGNQDKIEDEFGDVLFSMINYARFLNVNPEDALERTNKKFIKRFQYLESKANELGKPLMDMTLTEMDVFWNEAKKL